A genomic stretch from Halorhodospira halophila SL1 includes:
- a CDS encoding carbohydrate kinase family protein: MSAIISGSVAFDTIMVFHDRFRNHILPEQVHILNVSFLVPQLRREYGGCAGNIAYNLKMLGEEPLTLATVGADIGSYADWMKSHGIDQRYISTLNEHYTAQAYITTDMDDNQITAFHPGAMGDAHKVDVPTDAGGKVGVVAPNGPEGMVKHARQFVDAGIPFIFDPGQAMPAFDGDQLREFVEGATWVAVNDYESRLLTEKTHMELEDIANKVDALIVTRGAEGSHIYTNGQIIHVPAAPISQVADPTGCGDAFRAGLLFGLLRDLDWETTGRIASLMGAIKVEQSGTQNHTIDAESFKSRYESAFGTSLDVAIGR; encoded by the coding sequence ATGTCCGCCATTATCAGCGGCTCTGTCGCTTTCGACACCATCATGGTGTTCCACGACCGGTTCCGGAATCACATCCTGCCGGAGCAGGTCCACATACTGAACGTCTCGTTCCTGGTGCCGCAGCTGCGCCGCGAGTACGGCGGCTGCGCCGGCAACATCGCTTACAACCTCAAGATGCTCGGTGAGGAGCCCCTGACCCTGGCCACCGTCGGCGCCGACATCGGCAGCTACGCCGACTGGATGAAAAGCCACGGGATCGATCAGCGCTATATCAGCACGCTGAACGAGCACTACACCGCCCAGGCCTACATCACCACCGACATGGACGACAACCAGATCACGGCGTTCCACCCGGGCGCTATGGGCGACGCCCACAAGGTGGACGTCCCCACCGACGCGGGTGGCAAAGTCGGCGTGGTGGCCCCGAACGGTCCCGAGGGTATGGTCAAGCACGCCCGGCAGTTCGTCGACGCCGGCATCCCCTTCATCTTCGATCCGGGCCAGGCCATGCCGGCGTTCGACGGTGACCAGCTGCGCGAGTTCGTCGAGGGCGCCACCTGGGTGGCGGTCAACGACTACGAGTCGCGCCTGCTCACCGAGAAGACCCACATGGAGCTCGAGGACATCGCCAACAAGGTCGACGCACTGATCGTCACCCGCGGCGCCGAAGGCTCGCACATCTACACCAACGGCCAGATCATCCACGTGCCCGCGGCCCCGATCAGCCAGGTGGCCGACCCCACGGGCTGCGGGGACGCCTTCCGCGCCGGGCTGCTCTTCGGCCTGCTGCGCGACCTGGACTGGGAGACCACCGGGCGCATCGCATCGCTGATGGGTGCGATCAAGGTCGAGCAGAGCGGCACGCAGAACCACACCATCGACGCCGAGAGCTTCAAGAGCCGTTACGAGTCGGCCTTCGGCACCAGCCTGGACGTGGCCATCGGCCGCTAA
- the ampD gene encoding 1,6-anhydro-N-acetylmuramyl-L-alanine amidase AmpD, whose protein sequence is MSSGPYTLDPQTGFLHPVRHCPSPNHGPRPPGCAVDLLVIHAISLPPGEFGGGWIDCLFTNRLDPQAHPAFAPIADLRVSAHLLIDRGGAVTQYVPFHRRAWHAGRSAFGGRTECNDFSVGIELEGDEQTPYPEPQYTSLIQVVRTLRRHYPKITPSRIVGHSDIAPDRKTDPGPAFDWPRLLEAL, encoded by the coding sequence GTGTCCAGTGGCCCCTACACCCTCGATCCCCAGACCGGGTTCCTCCACCCGGTTCGTCACTGTCCATCGCCGAACCACGGCCCGCGTCCGCCCGGCTGCGCCGTCGACCTCTTGGTCATCCACGCCATCAGTCTGCCCCCCGGGGAGTTCGGCGGTGGTTGGATCGACTGCCTGTTCACCAACCGCCTCGATCCACAGGCCCACCCCGCCTTCGCACCGATCGCCGATCTGCGCGTCTCGGCGCACCTGCTCATCGACCGGGGGGGCGCCGTCACCCAATACGTGCCGTTCCATCGCCGGGCGTGGCACGCCGGCCGGTCGGCCTTCGGAGGGCGCACGGAGTGTAATGACTTCTCGGTAGGAATCGAGCTGGAAGGGGATGAGCAGACACCGTACCCAGAGCCCCAGTACACGAGCCTGATCCAGGTGGTGCGGACCCTGCGCCGCCACTACCCGAAAATCACACCGAGCCGCATCGTCGGCCACAGCGACATCGCCCCCGACCGCAAGACCGACCCGGGCCCGGCCTTCGACTGGCCGCGGCTGCTAGAGGCGCTCTGA
- a CDS encoding symmetrical bis(5'-nucleosyl)-tetraphosphatase: protein MATYAIGDIQGCCDPLKRLLEQIRFDPAQDTIWFVGDLVNRGPDSLGVLRLVRNELGDRAITVLGNHDIHLMSVWSGHGRLKNSDTLRGTLDAPDADELIEWLRHRPLMHVDERMGYAMAHAGLPPAWSVAEAQLRARELERALRGEIPLDDLMDNIYGNRPIEWSDDLEGYDRLRFITNAFMRMRFVDGEGRLLLREKGRPGAAPEGHYPWFIARRRLRGARDPVKLVTGHWSLLGFHNDDGVLSIDTGCQWGNTLTAVRIDDGSEGVYSLKCPEHD from the coding sequence TTGGCCACGTACGCGATCGGTGATATCCAGGGATGCTGCGACCCGCTTAAACGACTGCTGGAGCAGATTCGTTTCGATCCGGCCCAGGACACCATCTGGTTCGTCGGTGACCTGGTCAATCGCGGTCCGGACTCGCTCGGGGTGCTGCGCCTGGTGCGCAACGAGCTGGGCGACCGGGCGATTACGGTCCTCGGCAATCACGATATCCACCTGATGTCGGTCTGGAGTGGCCACGGCCGGCTGAAGAACTCCGATACCCTGCGCGGTACCCTGGATGCCCCGGATGCGGACGAGCTGATCGAGTGGCTGCGGCACCGGCCGTTGATGCACGTCGATGAGCGGATGGGCTACGCCATGGCCCACGCCGGATTGCCGCCGGCCTGGAGCGTGGCCGAGGCGCAGCTCCGGGCCCGAGAGCTGGAGCGGGCCCTGCGCGGTGAGATCCCGTTGGACGATCTGATGGACAATATCTACGGGAACCGGCCCATCGAGTGGTCGGACGATCTGGAGGGCTACGACCGCCTGCGTTTTATCACCAACGCCTTCATGCGCATGCGCTTCGTTGACGGTGAGGGGCGGTTGCTGTTGCGCGAGAAGGGGCGCCCGGGCGCCGCCCCCGAGGGGCATTACCCGTGGTTCATCGCCCGCCGGCGCCTGCGGGGGGCGCGCGATCCGGTGAAACTGGTCACCGGGCACTGGTCGCTACTCGGGTTCCACAATGACGACGGCGTGCTGAGCATCGACACCGGCTGCCAGTGGGGCAACACGCTGACGGCGGTGCGTATCGACGACGGTAGCGAGGGGGTATACAGCCTCAAGTGCCCCGAACACGACTGA
- the tal gene encoding transaldolase has translation MTENPLRGLAGVGQSVWYDNIHRGMLPAELERLVREDGLSGVTTNPAIFQKAIGGTEAYDEAITAAVQQVGRDPEAVFEALAMGDIRAAAQVLRPQYTQSDGLDGYVSMEVSPQLADDARGTVTEALRLYADAGEPNVMIKVPATPAGVEAFEELTVRGIPVNVTLIFGVERYRQVAEAYVRGLERRRQAGDSVAEPASVASLFISRLDAKIDPLLADSGSADVQPGQAAIANARVAYSVYREIFHGAPFAALAEAGARPQRLLWASTGVKGERYPETYYVEALAGPETVTTLPPATYEAYRRDGQPREQLTAQLEQAPAVLEALRAGGIDLDAILDELEREGIDAFVQAHRTLLDVLEKKLQAAAAT, from the coding sequence ATGACGGAGAATCCGCTTCGAGGGCTGGCCGGCGTCGGGCAGAGCGTCTGGTACGACAATATCCATCGCGGCATGCTGCCGGCGGAGTTGGAGCGCCTGGTCCGGGAGGACGGGCTCAGCGGCGTGACGACCAACCCGGCGATCTTCCAGAAGGCCATCGGTGGGACCGAGGCCTATGATGAGGCCATCACCGCGGCGGTCCAGCAGGTCGGTCGCGACCCGGAAGCGGTCTTCGAGGCCCTGGCCATGGGTGATATCCGGGCTGCGGCGCAGGTGTTGCGCCCACAGTACACGCAGAGCGATGGCTTGGATGGCTATGTGAGCATGGAGGTCTCCCCGCAACTGGCCGACGACGCCCGCGGGACTGTGACGGAAGCCCTGCGCCTCTATGCGGATGCCGGTGAGCCCAACGTGATGATCAAGGTCCCCGCGACGCCCGCCGGCGTTGAGGCCTTCGAGGAGCTGACGGTGCGGGGCATCCCGGTCAACGTGACGCTGATCTTCGGGGTGGAGCGCTACCGGCAGGTTGCCGAAGCCTATGTGCGCGGTCTGGAGCGCCGCCGCCAGGCGGGCGATTCGGTCGCCGAGCCGGCCTCGGTGGCGAGCCTGTTCATCAGCCGGCTCGATGCCAAGATCGACCCGCTGCTTGCCGACAGCGGTTCCGCGGATGTGCAGCCGGGGCAGGCCGCGATCGCCAACGCCCGGGTCGCCTACTCGGTGTACCGGGAGATCTTCCACGGCGCCCCCTTCGCTGCACTGGCCGAGGCCGGGGCGCGGCCGCAGCGCCTGCTCTGGGCCAGTACCGGGGTCAAGGGCGAGCGGTATCCCGAGACTTACTATGTCGAGGCGCTGGCCGGCCCGGAGACGGTCACCACCCTGCCGCCAGCCACCTACGAGGCGTACCGCCGCGATGGTCAGCCGCGGGAGCAGCTGACTGCGCAGCTCGAGCAGGCCCCCGCCGTGCTCGAGGCCCTGCGCGCCGGGGGGATCGACCTCGACGCCATCCTCGACGAGCTCGAGCGCGAGGGGATCGACGCCTTCGTTCAGGCCCATCGGACCCTGCTCGATGTGCTCGAGAAAAAGCTGCAGGCCGCCGCCGCGACGTGA
- the lptM gene encoding LPS translocon maturation chaperone LptM, translated as MGTGCRWAALVLVLVLAGACGQKADLYLPDEDGEEQPS; from the coding sequence ATGGGTACCGGATGCCGTTGGGCGGCGCTGGTGCTGGTCCTCGTCCTCGCCGGCGCCTGCGGCCAGAAAGCCGACCTCTACCTCCCCGACGAAGACGGCGAGGAGCAGCCATCATGA
- the lysA gene encoding diaminopimelate decarboxylase yields MSTPPGFARYADRLWAEALPLDELAERFGTPCYVYSRAAIEERWALYRSALGVAGDVCYAVKANGNLALLQLLARHGAGFDIVSGGELERVLHAGGDAARVVFSGVGKGTDEIRRALQAGIRCFNVESAAELERIASVAATENTPAPVALRVNPDVNPETHPYIATGLAQSKFGIALEEAEALYLQAANDPRLEVRGIACHIGSQLLSVAPLTEAAERLAALARRLQEQGISLDHIDAGGGLGVHYIDEQPPTPAEHIEAISAPLRDLGVSVLVEPGRAIVAEAGILLTRIEYLKHNGGKEFAIVDAGMNDYLRPALYDAAHTLEAVTPSEAELRPVDVVGPVCESADTFARDCTLPAAAGGLLAIRSAGAYGAVMASQYNARPRPPEVLVDGTQAHLIRRRETIDELMSGESLLPEG; encoded by the coding sequence ATGAGCACACCCCCTGGCTTCGCCCGCTACGCCGATCGCCTGTGGGCTGAAGCACTGCCCCTGGACGAGCTCGCCGAACGTTTCGGCACCCCGTGCTACGTCTACTCCCGCGCCGCCATCGAGGAGCGCTGGGCACTCTACCGGAGCGCCCTCGGCGTCGCCGGGGACGTCTGCTACGCCGTCAAGGCCAACGGCAACCTCGCCCTGCTGCAACTGCTCGCCCGCCACGGAGCCGGATTCGACATCGTCTCCGGCGGCGAGCTCGAACGCGTGCTGCACGCCGGCGGGGACGCCGCGCGGGTGGTCTTCTCGGGTGTTGGCAAAGGCACCGACGAGATCCGTCGCGCCCTGCAAGCCGGTATCCGCTGCTTCAACGTGGAGTCCGCTGCCGAACTCGAACGCATCGCCAGCGTGGCCGCCACCGAGAACACCCCGGCGCCGGTGGCCCTGCGCGTCAACCCCGACGTCAACCCCGAGACCCACCCCTACATCGCCACCGGCCTGGCCCAGAGCAAATTCGGCATCGCCCTGGAGGAGGCCGAGGCCCTCTACCTCCAAGCGGCTAACGATCCGCGCCTCGAGGTCCGTGGCATCGCCTGCCACATCGGCTCGCAACTGCTCTCGGTGGCACCGCTGACCGAGGCGGCAGAACGGCTGGCGGCGCTGGCCCGGCGACTGCAGGAGCAGGGCATCTCCCTGGACCACATCGACGCCGGCGGTGGCCTCGGCGTGCACTACATCGATGAGCAGCCGCCAACCCCGGCCGAGCACATCGAGGCGATCTCGGCGCCGCTGCGCGACCTTGGCGTATCCGTCCTGGTCGAGCCCGGGCGCGCCATTGTTGCCGAGGCCGGCATCCTGCTCACCCGCATCGAGTATCTCAAGCACAACGGCGGCAAGGAGTTCGCCATCGTCGACGCCGGCATGAACGACTACCTGCGCCCAGCGCTCTACGACGCCGCCCACACCCTGGAGGCGGTCACCCCGTCGGAAGCCGAACTTCGACCGGTGGACGTGGTCGGACCGGTCTGCGAATCCGCCGACACCTTCGCCCGCGACTGCACGCTGCCGGCAGCCGCCGGCGGCTTGCTGGCCATCCGTAGCGCCGGCGCCTACGGTGCCGTCATGGCCTCGCAGTACAACGCCCGGCCCCGACCGCCCGAGGTGCTGGTGGACGGCACCCAGGCGCACCTGATCCGCCGGC